The Xanthobacter flavus genome includes a window with the following:
- a CDS encoding Na+-dependent transporter, giving the protein MSPGFLLAWLGRRSAPAVAVSVFIGLALPPFAALAKPLVVPTILALLVLAFVRTSMAGAFTARRAGIAVLACGWVMLALPLMMGLATRLLGEPNAIVLALIMQASAPPIMSAPAFAALLGLDARLVLVTMLGGMALTPLTAPGLVFHFSGGALALDPLALALRLAAVVGGTMGAGLLIRRLLGLRRVEAISAHLDGLNVVLLGLLAVGLMDGVTYAFLDQPGFMAGLVALAFFVSLLGFGATALLFRAVDPGDAMMLGFCGGHRNMAVVIAATGAVLPHETWLYVAAAQFPIYLLPVVMLPLARRVSAAGRRKA; this is encoded by the coding sequence ATGAGCCCCGGCTTCCTTCTCGCGTGGCTCGGACGGCGGAGCGCGCCGGCGGTGGCGGTGAGCGTGTTCATCGGGCTGGCGCTGCCGCCCTTCGCGGCGCTGGCGAAGCCGCTGGTGGTGCCGACCATCCTGGCGCTGCTGGTGCTGGCCTTCGTGCGCACATCCATGGCCGGCGCCTTCACCGCGCGCCGCGCAGGCATTGCCGTGCTGGCCTGTGGCTGGGTCATGCTGGCGCTGCCGCTCATGATGGGGCTGGCGACGCGGCTTCTGGGCGAGCCCAACGCCATCGTCCTCGCCCTCATCATGCAGGCCTCGGCCCCGCCCATCATGTCGGCCCCCGCCTTCGCGGCGCTGCTGGGGCTCGATGCGCGGCTGGTGCTGGTGACCATGCTCGGCGGCATGGCGCTGACGCCGCTCACCGCGCCCGGGCTGGTGTTCCATTTCTCCGGCGGCGCGCTGGCGCTCGATCCGCTGGCGCTGGCGCTCAGGCTCGCCGCGGTGGTGGGCGGCACCATGGGGGCGGGCCTTCTCATCCGCCGGCTGCTGGGGCTGAGGCGCGTGGAGGCCATTTCCGCCCATCTCGACGGGCTGAACGTGGTGCTGCTGGGCCTTCTCGCCGTTGGGCTGATGGACGGCGTGACCTATGCCTTCCTCGACCAGCCGGGCTTCATGGCGGGGCTGGTCGCCTTGGCCTTCTTCGTCTCGCTGCTGGGCTTCGGCGCCACCGCGCTGCTCTTCCGCGCCGTCGATCCGGGCGATGCGATGATGCTCGGCTTCTGCGGCGGCCACCGCAACATGGCGGTAGTGATCGCCGCCACCGGCGCCGTCCTGCCGCACGAGACCTGGCTTTACGTAGCGGCAGCACAATTCCCCATCTACCTGCTGCCGGTGGTGATGCTGCCGCTGGCGCGCCGCGTCAGCGCCGCCGGCCGCCGCAAGGCGTGA